One window of Amaranthus tricolor cultivar Red isolate AtriRed21 chromosome 11, ASM2621246v1, whole genome shotgun sequence genomic DNA carries:
- the LOC130827035 gene encoding ATP synthase protein MI25-like gives MIIFISGIRGILLNRRNILIMSMSIESMLLAVNSNFMVFSVSLDDMMGQLFALLVPTVAAAESAIGLAIFVITFRVRGTIAVESINSIQGSGPFSLGEKSSTKMQARKMLFAAILSICASSSKKISIYNEEMIVARCFIGFIIFSRKSLGNTFKATLDERIQAIQEESQQFPNPNEVVPPESNEQQRLLRVSLRICGTVVESLPMARCAPKCEKTVQALLCRNLNVKSATLPNATSSRRTRLQDDLVTGFHFSVSERFVPGSTLKASIVELIREGLVVLRMVRAGGSLKNKEDK, from the exons ATGATCATCTTTATTTCAGGTATTCGGGGAATTCTCCTTAATAGACGAAATATTCTTATTATGTCAATGTCAATTGAATCAATGTTATTAGCTGTGAATTCGAACTTTATGGTATTTTCTGTTTCTTTGGATGATATGATGGGTCAATTATTTGCTTTATTGGTTCCAACGGTGGCAGCTGCGGAATCTGCTATTGGGTTAGCCATTTTCGTTATTACTTTCCGAGTCCGGGGGACTATTGCTGTAGAATCTATTAATAGCATTCAAG GATCAGGGCCTTTCTCACTGGGCGA AAAGAGTTCCACGAAGATGCAGGCTAGAAAGATGCTATTTGCTGCTATTCTATCTATTTGTGCATCAAGTTCGAAGAAGATCTCAATCTATAATGAAGAAATGATAGTAGCTCGTTGTTTTATAGGCTTTATCATATTCAGTCGGAAGAGTTTAGGTAATACTTTCAAAGCGACTCTCGACGAGAGAATCCAGGCTATTCAGGAAGAATCGCAGCAATTCCCCAATCCTAACGAAGTAGTTCCTCCGGAATCCAATGAACAACAACGATTACTTAGGGTCAGCTTGCGAATTTGTGGAACCGTAGTAGAATCATTACCAATGGCACGCTGTGCGCCTAAGTGCGAAAAGACAGTGCAAGCTTTGTTATGTCGAAACCTAAATGTTAAGTCAGCAACACTTCCAAATGCCACTTCTTCCCGTCGCACCCGTCTTCAGGACGATCTAGTCACAGGGTTTCACTTCTCAGTGAGTGAAAGATTTGTCCCCGGGTCTACGTTAAAAGCTTCTATAGTAGAACTCATTCGAGAAGGCTTGGTGGTCTTAAGAATGGTTCGGGCAGGGGGTTCTCTTAAGAATAAGGAAGACAAATAA